aggcagtCAAAACCAGGTAGAACCATTTCAACAAGTCTTACTCTATAGCAATCCAGGCGGTTGTCGCAGACTGTGTTGACGTAAGTTCCCAATTGGCAGCGTTTGTACCTCTTGTCTCCTCTCACGATAGGACACACTTCGTTGCTGGGTAGCCACTCGCTGTTACCCGACCCGCCGCAAACAGGACATTCCACTATGTCCCTAGAAAACGGATTGCAAACATAAGATGAGATCTAAAATGGATATATGTTGTGTGATATCAGGCCGCGTAAAATTCGACGTATGGCGAATAGGACCGATCGTGATTGTGAATGTGTTAGACCAAATGCGGATACGACCAATAGGGCGGGCCCAAACGATtaaaggtaggtacttacctttTGCTACACACGGCACACACTTTATATGTGCTTAGAACATTTTTAGGGTCTTACGGTTAGGAATCCTGAGGAAATTTACACATTAGGGCGACTGGATGTGTTACCCTGATCCAATTGGTCTTAATACCAGATAAGGTCCCCTCCCCTACGAAGGattatggtcaaaggcgcactCCACGTTCCTGTCCGAAGGGACGGAGGCTGTAAATAATGTCGACATTACCCGTCCTGTTCCTCCTGCGGTTCTTCTCTTTCTATGAGGTTGAGGCGGGACTCGTACCCGCCGCGGTAGTGGGCCAAGCAGGAGCCCACCAGCAGCAGCGCGTACACCACAGGATGCATTGTTCTTGGGagttctaaattcaaatttatttgcaataatTTAGGTGCTAATCATATAAATTGGAATAATAGAAATATCTATGTGACTACAACAGTTTGGTTTAGTTTAAGTTATTTCTGTTCATTCCTTGTTGTACTTTCTATAACGCAAAAACCACTGAAAGGATTTGCATAAAACTTTGCAGTACTAAGCTTAGACATGAATAAGATCATCAACACAAACCATCCAACTAAACTTGGCCTTTTAACTCTGTGTACCTACCCcgtaaagaaaaattacatgataatgtattattattaaggtACGAGTGGCTCGTATTAAGGTATTAATTTTTCTAaggttattatttaagtttaaattggTATTCAGACGATGCTAATCTTATTAGTGTTATTTCTCATATTAATAGTGTAAGAGTTTCTACGTATCTTATCTTATTTCTATGTTCTTAGCAAAcgaagttattattataatgcgATAAAATTATTCTCGAATTgtcttcaaaaattttaaatagataatcataagaaacaatttattaGACAAAATGACGGCTAAAGAACTGTCCACACGAGAGACGAGACGGAAGGCGACATTTTATAAGGCTAAGTCACTGCCCTGCGATTCAGCCActgaataataatgtaaaacgTACTTCCTTTTCGTAAAAAGGCGCTATgctatatatgtacatatacctAACAATGCtgaaacatataaattatcaatACGCATTAGAAAGTAAGacgcaataaataaatcatacgtttcatacaaatgaaaatacaaagaaatataCTTTATATGGAGTGTTAgccatagttttatttttagtctcGCTTATAAAAGTCTTCCTTATCAGTCTATCAAGACTTTAGGCTTTGTctagcccgtaagggataaagacgtcatcatatgtatgtaagtataaaagaGTTTCTTATCCCtgttattattcatatttttatacttgagGTTCTTTGCAGCTCTACGGTAAAGACATTGTGTTGATCGGCATAGCATAAGTACGTACACACTTTAAAAGCTAGGTGTGCACGACGtttctaaaataatacaatatctCTTAGAACGTAACTAGGAATGTTGTAACAATAGTCGAAACATTCTAATTAGTtaccaaaattaaaacaatgattCCATACCAAAAGTCACTGacatgaaatttatatttaaaaattaaacgtcaCTACAACGCAAGGAAATAAAAAGCGGCACCAGTCTTGGTGTCAATCTTTTTAATCGCATAATATTGCTGCAATTGTGAGAGAGTTCATTCAGTATCGACTGCGACAAACGGCCATggatgacaaaaatattttcagtcgttatttatattgtttttatattggcTGCGCACGCGCCGTCGCCGCCCGCCCAAGCGTTTGGGCGCTAAATGCGCATTCATAAGACAGACTTCGTCCAAATCGGAGGCATACCTGCTTTTCTTATAAACGAaagtgatatatttttacgaTTATTTTTGCGCGAGCGTGCAAAACAGTTATTACATTTTCGGGACAATTTTTTCGTGAAATATGGGAATGATTTCGCGAGTGCGCGGACGCATACGCAGTGATTCGTTCTCGAAGATTCAGACAATCCGATCGGAGGATAAAATCGCCAACATTGGTACGTGAAGCTTTATAACTGTATATTTTGTGTATGATTATATATGATTTTGTCAAAAGTTGGTCGAGTCTAGCTTTATGTCGTTTATATTTGCTACGTGAtgacattttgtatttatattctcGTTTAAAGATACATGTTCGTATAACTTTCACTATGATGGTGACAAATAATATCTACGATGaggtaacaaaaacaaacttactgtagcatttattatattaattttaatatgtaagtgAAACtgaaattcattattatttgtgtaaaGTCAAAACCAAAATCAAAAccaaataattatctatttctaaaattatgttttcgCCGGCTATGAAtggtttttcatttatttcattaacaacatcaaataagtatttttcgaAATTATATTGGGTGTAGGTAAATACTGTATACGAGGCAAAtaagatgtgtaaccataatcaATGGATTAGGTTCCTGTAAGTTTACCGTACCTATATACGGTACGGTGCTCAATCCAGACTCTTTTGAGGGGTGAGGAGTAGGTAATCGAGATGAACGTCAGTAGGATAGAATTTGTCACATGATTTCGTCATGTGGTGAAATGGGTGGGCAACGGTTACACATTCATTCATGATTTCTACTTACGTTGtctaacaaaaacatatttttagataTTGTTTTGCACagtaacattttgttttgaactAACTGTTTTGCTTCGTCTGGTTCTTAGATTTATGACTTTGTACGTGGGAGATTTGTTTATGAAACATGTATTTTTGGCGAATTATTGTGTGTCTCTTGttgatttttgtaatttttatggtatttattaccttttcgattttttacctttttttaaacgGTTAACAGTAGGTAAAACGTATTCAAGTTTCTATAAGATTGAGTCGTCGTCCTCCTGTCGTTAGTTATAGTTGATCGAATTCGAgattgtaattgtaataataatcaaaCTTAGTTTCTTCACTAAACCATCCAGCAAAACAAAGTTCATGACTTTGTTTACTCCGTTGGGGATGAACACTTGATAAATGTGCTTAAgtcaaaatattgtaattcaATAAACTACTTAGTTACTGTACTTACTATTCCTCACAGAAAGTTGACGATAAAGAGAAAGTAAGCTGTCTACGTAAAGCTACGAGTCTTGTAGTAAATCTTAGCATTCGCCTCTGAAGTATAGGGCAGGTACGTTTTTAATGGTTTCTTGAGTTGATGAGAACTCTTAAACAGTCTCACGGAAATATCTTATATGTAATTGAACTGTTTTTTACTTACAGTAAATTAGTTCTGCTTTTTGGATTTacgcaaaaaataattgatagatagacatttattaatgaaaataccaAGCCGGTGtgatcttattttttaatcagtagaaacttttttaattcgacTATTAATCCAGTGGGAATAACTCTAGATATATACATCttttgtgattttaaaattattaagtttaatcGATCCATGTCGTAGATATATTAGTCAATTTATCTCTTgtatatattgatttatttataactagctgttgcccgcgacttcgtccgcgtaaagttcgagttgaatcttaatcatacagtcagatacagacagacagacaaaaaatgtaaaaaaaaattatctatccgtttcagtcaaaatattaaatatacagacaaaatatttttaccgttttattatatgtagtattttgattttcggtttacatacatacatacataaaatcacgcctctttcccggaggggtaggcagagactacctctttccacttgccacgatctctgcatatttccttcgcttcatccacattcataactcctcTCTTTGATTttcggttttttttaaataaaatactcaaacaacacataaaaaatgtttttaataaaaaaaaacaccttgTTTTttttgggattcgaacttgaaccgtcaacttcacagtctcacgcgctaactattggaccatcgaagccgttgcggtggtgtcgaaattacagttgactacatacatatggtcacgtctatatccttgcggggtagacagagccaacaggcttgaaaagactgaatggcctcgttcagctatttggcttaatgatagaattgagattgaaaacaggttgactaagcagatatacatggagggtgtggagggaaaggtcggagtgggaagacctagacgaacatatcttgatcaaattaaggacgtcctggtaaagggtcaggtcaaaagtacccgaaaccgccgagcttgcatgaagagagttatgaatgtggatgaagcgaaggaaatatgcagagatcgtggcaagtggaaagaggtagtctctgcctacccctccgggaaagaggcgtgattttatgtatgtatagaattgagatccaaatagtgataggttgctcgcccatcgcttaaaaacgaatcccaagtttataagcatatcccttagtcgcctttcacttatatttatatgttataggtataatgttgtcgtataatgataaatgaccttgaattttaaatttcgtaacttatttgcaggcaaactcatgccttgagttcattcaaatgtcgataactttttttttagtgaaccgattttgatgaaacaaactttaaatgttcttctgagttaaaacaaagcaattggtgaaagtttgaagtaaatcggttcagtactttcggagataatcgagatcatacatacagacagacaagaaattaaaaaaaaatatttttgctttctattattcattctaagtgtccctctatccatttcagtcaaaatcactaaatgtacagacaaaatatttttactattttattatatgtatatatgtatatattaaaagcACACCGTGAAAGCTTCTTGCTGCTCAAAAATTACGAACCAGGTAATATTTGAACAAGTCTAGGTACTTGTTCAAATATTACCTGGTTGCTAGGTATATGTTGGATAATTGATTTCTGTTTCTTTTTGTTCTTCAGTTTTATTGTATGTGTATTGATGATtaggtattaattatttaaaaattaagaaaaagaaggtatgtttatacatatgaATTGACATTAACATTATtgaagttatgaatgtggatgaagcaaaggaagtatgcagggatcgtggcaagtggaaagaggtagtctctgcctacccctccgggaaagaggcgtgattttatgtatgtatgtatgtatgtttatacatatatgtctaTCACACCTACTCTACTCTACACCAGGCGGATTTTAACTACCTGCCTGAAGAAAATCACtagtttatgttaattttgtcATATTCTTCATATAtaagcgatggactagcaacgtgtcacaaTCTCTGAATCTTATTTAACATCTTCGTGAGTAATGGCTATAAATGACATTGTTACTTGATGTGTTTTCTTGTTATAAAAAAGCGAAAGAGCCTAGCGTTCTAATGATGTAGCTTTTCGACTGGTTACGTCCTCCGAACCTCCGTCCgacgaaataaatattcttcttgtacaaaatttacatttaaattatacagccaagtagctgaacgtggccattcagtcttttcaagactgttggctctgtctaccccgcaagggacatagacgtgaccacatgtatgtatgtacatatgtatgtatgttgtacaaaatttttccttagtctatgtttttgttgtattttcccttgatgtaaataaataaattaaaaatgccaCGGATTGTGAGCGTAAGAGatgattaaatgaaatattaaagtaatgaaatggttatttttgccaaaattatgttgtttttttcttcattctcGAGTGTTTTCAGTTGCAATTTCATTAGTTATACTTGggacttaataataaaatgtggaAGTGTAAACCAAACACAAAGTGTTggtttgtccgtctttcacgtcTAAACAACTGAACCGATCTCCACGAAATGTTGCATACGGTCATGTGAGAAGTACGGAGAAAGGCATTACAGTATATTTTCACGCGGGCGCAGTGTCGAAAGCAGTATGCTGtactttttttgttaatattttccataattaaattttcagtaTGGCTGCTGTCGTTAGTCCTGCTGCTGCCGTACTGGGCGCCGCGGGGGCTCCTGGTGGCGTTGGGAGGCGCCTGGCTCATGGCGGCATACACCTGTTTAGTGGTTCCTGTGCTCATCTCCGCCAACTACAAGTACCCTGCAAGGTGGTACCCGGCGGTTGCTAAGCTTGCACAAGGTAAGCTGATAATAAATGATGCATATTATGGGACTTTCCTTTTTAATAtacgtaaatacatacataaaatcacgtctctgtTTCTTACGAGGTGAACAGATGACAATTCCGataagattgaaaggccacgtgccaccgtgtatagcttaatgatggaattgagattcaaatagtgacacgtctatcgtctaaaagaagaatccaaaatttgttagcctttcttttttttacaatctgcatgggaagaaaatattaaaattgcacaaaaaatatgtaataattttgcGCTACGAGTTGCTGTATTGAATTTAAACTACACATACATTAAGAGTTTATTTCTTACGAGCTAGACAGAATCAATAGTTATCGGAGCAACTGAAACGGCACCCCGAATTGGCAGCATACAACGGTTACAGAAAGCGAGAGGAGACAATTGAACAATACATATCCAACTCAAATAATTAGGTCAAACACGTTTATTTAGCCGATGAGAGCGTACGCTTGCTATTTTTTAAAGGCAATGTGTTCTTAAGactttttaaaatgatattgATAGTCCTTCTAGTATTTTGCGTGGAAAAGACAAACATCCTATTTTGGATGCAACGATCCTCCGATCTTTTTCCGTTTTAATgtcaataaatacattttttagaTGTCTCGCGTCCTTGTCTGTTCATATAAGTGTGTCATGGTCTAACGAAACCGCAAATTGAGTTTAATTCgcagaaataatttttcatctgACGCATCGTCTGCTCTACCTACATAAATGCATTAAATGATCTGAAATGTTTGACTTTGGCGAGATAGAGGAACGAAGATCAAACTGTGATCTCCGATATGCCTACAGTttgataataaacaaattgatgGCAAGCAAGACTTGGCATCAATAGTGGGTGTGCCGGTCTCCTGACCTATGTTCCTCCTACGCTGTTTGCGTCGCTGCCGTCATGCTAACACTATAGAACTCGTAGGTAAACAAAGaagttgtaaaaataaaacaagaccTGTTGTTTTGCTTAAAACGTGAAGATATGTGATTTTGATAACTCCCATGGTTTTTCTTGAtacttcataattttataaagatattattagTTCTTAAATTTGCAGTGGTTTTGgacttaataataacttagcaattaaagaataaactttattgcatattAAGTGTAGGTAGAGTTAAATATCCTAAGGAGGAAGACTAAAATCGTCTCCATCGGTCATCGCCACCGCGGCGCTTCACGATcagaaatgtacaaaatattttggtgATAAATAACCTAATTTTATCACCCTGAATCACTGAATATTTGGCGTCTTGAACATTTCTTTACGTCGTCGGGCAATGCAGAGCGATCGAATAGGTCGAGAAACTCTACTCTGTGTCGCAGATACCTATGTGAATTATTGGCGCTTACACAACACATGTCCAAAATGGCATACATCTGATTGCCATTTCTCGTGCCGTTTACTCGTGCACTTACATAAatcaattataataagtataacgCAACCTATTAGAAAGTTAAAATGTTTTCACAACAATATGTAATGCAGTCTACAGATTTGACAAGATAGACGATTCCTAATCAGGCAAGAACAGTACAAAGAAATGTTGAGTTTGTacgatgtatttatttataagtatacacAAAGATGTATACTATTTGTGTGGAAGAGTCAGGTCATTGTCGAGAGATCTGAATGGGCCGGCGGAAGCTGGCCGCCGTCCAGGGCGCGTGCGTCAAACCTCACCACTTTTACTTGTATTTTCGCGCGGCACCACCACATGGCCATTCCGCGAACTCACACGCCTCCCGAATATTTTTAGTTGTGAATATGatagtcttaaaaaatatggttttaTGATACGTAATTCATGAGCATTTACATCTCAGACGTTGAAATACAGAAtataaaatgtgaaattaaaaCGAAATACTGGCAGTAATAACTATTTTGTAGCTTTCCACGGTGTTCTAACCTACCGAATTTTAATAGTTCTGTCTacacatttacataaataaatatatttaggtCTCTAAACTGATATTTGATAAactagccgtgtggttcccggcaccaataaagaaaataatagtatcactccatctcgttcccatggatgtcgtaaaaggcgactaagggataggcttatacacttgggattcttcttttaggcgatgggctagcaacctgtcactattcgaatctcaattctatcattaaaccaaacagttaaacgtggcctatcagtcttttccagattgcgggctctgtctaccccgcaaggaatctTTGAgttgataatatgtatgtaaaattatgagtTGTATGtgaaattagaaataaattaaaactcgaagtaataaacttataaaattcaaCTCTCAAActgtaaaaatgtttattccaaAGTTGTGCCCGCTGCGCAGCTACGAAACGCTCAAAATATTGACTTGTTTGTTTACAACTAGAAAACAAGATGTTTTCAACATCGATATTTCAATGACGTGAGGTGGTCTAGATAATAATACGCATTAGAGAGATTGAATTTGTCATGGTCTTAGAATAGAAAATTTGTTTGATTTGTTACAATCACAAACTAtagtgttaaataaaaataggattaaataagtatcttacatacctacatgaatataatcacgtctttgtcaagactgaaaggccacgttcagcaatgatgtaatcgagattcaaatactgacaagACCATCGActtcaagaagaatctcaagtttattagcctaacccttagtcgccttgtactacatccatggaaagatatcgagtggtcctattttaaagtgtaaATAGGTATTACAGAATCGGGAATAATTATAGCTTATCTACCAAGTTTGACTATGTTATGTTAACTCTTCCAACAATATCTTTATGACTAAAGAAAAACATACGTTAAAAGCGATTTATCTAtcctttatataaaattaaagttaataagtataaaatagaGCTTACCAGTAATATTTCAAGATGGTATTGTTTGAAAAGATGGGTTGATCTGAACTGAAGTCGCTTAAGATTGAGAATCCTTTTATACTTACTTCAAGAATATCTACTGGTTCTCATGAAAAAAGTGAAAGGGTTAATGCAACATGGTTTATTAACCACCTaatatgtaaatgaaaaatatactaataattcatcaaatatttcagaagatacataaatatatacataaataataattaaacgaGCAAACGAAGAAAGGATTCCTCTTAAATAGGTTAcacgaaataaaaatgatggATAAAAGAGATTAATTATAGCTTACCCTAATGTGCTAAGGCAACAGACCTTGTGCCCGTCACTAGTATAAGTTTACACATgaaaacatacacacacataaaccttatggggtagacagagctaacattctggaaaagactaaaagtcCACGCACAGCTGTATGGcacaatgatagaattgagagttaTGTAGTGTAGTGTTATGTTACTAGCCCAttccaaagtttattagcatttctcttaatttaatgatataattatattaattatactaaTGTATTCCTTTGTAAAATAATGGATTTGTCCATTCAAGTAGGTagcaaaatataactttttacttacttatacttcgatatattaattttttgtaaccTACAATGCTTTCTTTCGATAAAAATTTACTCTTTTAGTATTAAACCTAAATTCTAATAAACCTATAGAGtaaaagaatagatttattttcaaggtttcaattattgacgtcaacataACTTAAGTCTAATACTGGATTACAGTgcatttcaataaaaagaaaatattatttgattatgAAAGATTTAACCTGTCCGCTTTATCTCGCTTAACACATCCACATTTTTTGCTCTTTTTCGAaagttagaaaaatattatgcaaatcaAGTAGGAATGCTTCGAAGTGGACAACAGATTGTGACAGGAATCAACGCCCACGtctcataatataataaaaaaatattaaatttcatattttattccaTGTGGTTCTAGAAACCAaaccaaaaagaataggaccactccatctttctttctctttctattggatgtcgttaaaggcgactaaattataggcttataaacttgggattcttctatatATAACTTGGAATTTATCTATAATatctttatgaatattttcgttcttttcgagattgttagctctgtctaccccataaaggataaagaagggattaataataatatgacgtatgtaaaaatattgtattgttataaaatCTTCGTTTGAAAAACTCGTTTACTGTTAATTTTGCTACGACTACGACCATGCTACGAACGGCTACGATTGTGCCACGAAAGATCTAACCGCGCTACGATTTTGCTACGACTGTGCTACACCTGCAACCCCTACAAGCCCTACGATGCTACGACGTAGCATTACTTTCTTCTTTGCTTACATTTACGAGTATCTTATATAATATACCGAGTAAAATACCTAATTACGAAACAGCGAATTTTATTAACCCTTTCAAAAGATCTGAGCTGATTGAAGAAAGAGTGATCAGTTTGCATTGGGGAAAAATGAGAAATTATAAGGCAGGAAATAGAAAAgagttaaaaagaaatatttttttaatgaatctattattttatagtttaagtTTCCATCtacaatttttaagaaattcaaATTACTGTCAGTCAATACGTCGATACTATAGACCTAACGATAATGTTGTTTCAGAAGCGGCACGCCGTTTGCGCGCACCCTTCGTGCGGGTGTTGGGGGTCCTAAAGGCGATATACGCGCCCCTGGACCGCGCAGAAGTGATGTTCTTGCAACTGAACAACTTATCAACGATGATAAGTCAGGTGAGGATCGCactaataaacattttctattttcgtgtgttttaaattttttttatgtttttggaTTTAGTTACATTTTGACCTATCTGAAGATAAACCAGGAATGCACTTTTGACTattatcctggattgggtatgtcagatttttatcaaaagtgacatcaacaaaaattatataacaaataGCCCAtgataaaaagaat
The sequence above is drawn from the Amyelois transitella isolate CPQ chromosome 18, ilAmyTran1.1, whole genome shotgun sequence genome and encodes:
- the LOC106136143 gene encoding uncharacterized protein LOC106136143, with the protein product MHPVVYALLLVGSCLAHYRGGYESRLNLIEREEPQEEQDGDIVECPVCGGSGNSEWLPSNEVCPIVRGDKRYKRCQLGTYVNTVCDNRLDCYRGPREQCTEKMDFDIYGQKCAPGYYCNKYLGVCTGLEYNVESKTQWLLNPNHRYPLRARRSI